GGAGCGCCCGACCCGGATGTTGTAACTGCTGCGGATGCCGCGGCAACACATGTCGTACGAGGCGAAAAGGTAGTAGTACTCCCCGCGGCGCACGATGAACGGCGCCTCCAGCGCCTGCCGGTTGTTCGGCCCCTGTGTCACCGCCGGCCCCCGACGTGACGCGACCGAATAGAGAGTCGTGTCCGTCTCTGAGAGCAGGCCGGTCGTCGGGTCGACCCGGCGCATCTTGATCCCGCCCCAGAACGATCCCCAGCTCAGCCACGGTTGACCGTCCGCGTCGAGCGCAAGGTTGGGATCGATCGCGTTGAAGGTGCTCACGCCGGGCTCGGAGGTCACCACCGGGCCGTGGTTCTCCCAGCGATAACGCGGGTCCAGCGGATCGAGCGTCACGTTGGTCGCCAGACCGATCGCCGAGCGCTGGCTACCGAAGCTGGAGACCGAGTAGTAGAGATGGTAGCGATCGTTGAAGTAGGAGATGTCGGGCGCCCAGAGGCTGCCGCGTGACTCGGGAACGACCTCGCGGATCCACGCTGGCGCCTCCTGGAACACCCGACCGGCGTCCTCCCACGTCACGAGGTCCTCGGACCGCTTGATGGGAATGCCCCGCCCGGTCGAGAAGATGTAGTAGGTGTCGCCCGCCTTGATGATGGCGGGATCGTGCACCCGAATGTCGCCCCGCTGGGCCGCGAGGGGCGCCGCTCCGGCGGAGGAGAGCAGGACCAGCGCTGCCAGAATCGACCACACACTCGCGCGTGAGGCCGAACACAGGCGCGGCCTCATACGCCCTCCCGCCCCCTCGACCGCGGCGCGGGCGTCCCCGCCTCTGGAGCGCCGCCCTGGCGCCGGTGCCACTCCTCGCGAAAGAGATCGAAGTGATAGCTCTGCATGGGGTGTTCGCGGATGAAATCCTCGTTCAGCTCCACTCCCAACCCGGGCCCGCCGGGAATCGGGAAGTAGCCGTCCACCACTTCGGGGTAGCCCGGCCCGGTGGCCGCCTGCTTCACCCACGGATCGACGAAGTCGTTGAAGTGCTCCTGGATGCGGAAGTTGGTAGTACAGGCGGCAAGGTGCAGGCAGGCGGCGGTGCTCAGAGGTCCGCCCACGTTATGAGGCGCGAAGGTGACGTAGTGGGCCTCCGCCATCGCCGCGATCTTCTTCCCCTCCAGTAGCCCGCACGACTGGGTGATGTCAGTCTGCAAAACGTCCACGCAGCCCCGCTCGAGCAGGTCCCTGACCTCGTAGCGGGTGTGGACGCGCTCCCCCGTGGCGATAGGGATGCGGATCTTCCTCGCCGCCCTGGCGAGCGCGTCGGCGTTGTCGGGAGGCACGGGCTCCTCGATCCAGCTCGGCTCGAAGGGGGCGAGCTGGCGGGCAATGGAGGCGGCCGCCGCCGGGCTGAAGCGTCCGTGCATCTCGATCAGGATCTCCACGTCCGGCCCCACCGCATCCCGCACCGCCTCCACCAGCGAGGTCGCCAGCCGCGCCTCCCGGCGCTCCAGCTCGTAGAAGCCGGCGCCGAAGGGGTCGAGCTTCAGCGCGCGATAGCCCCGCTCCACCACGCGCTGGGCTGCCGCGTGGAACTCCTCCGGGGTCCTCTCGACCGTATACCAGCCGTTCGCGTAGGCCTTGATGCGGTCGCGGACGGCGCCTCCGAGGAGGCGATATACCGGCTGGCCGAGCGCTTTACCCATGAGATCCCAGCAGGCCATCTCCACCAGGGCGATCCCCATTCCGGCGATGTCGGCGACGCGGGCGAAATCCCCGTGAAACATGCGGTGAACGAGCCGCTCCACGTCAAAAGGATCGCTGCCGATCACGTAGCGTCCGCTCGCGGCCGCCAGGTAGGCGAGCACCGCTTCGGTGCGGTTCACGCTGCGCGCTTCGGAGACTCCCGTGAGGCCTTCGTCGGTCTCCAGCTTCAGGAACACGAGGTTTCGCCAGGGGGTGCCGAGCACCAGGGGAACCACGTTCGTGATGATCATGAGGCGACGGTTGGAGGTTGCGATCCCCGGGAAGGGCGGCGTGGACGACAACAGACTACGTCCGGAAGGTGACGATCGCGTGCCCATGAAAAGGAACCGCCGGACAAGCTGAACTTGCAGCGGCCACGCCGCCAGCGCTATCGTGCGGGCGCGGCGCCTCTCCCACACGGGCGCCTCGTTCGTCATCCACTCCGCTTACCCACCAGAATGAGGACCACCGTGCAGCAAGTCAGCCGCAAGGCACGGTTCGGCGTACGCGCCGGCGCCGGGCTCTTTCTGAGCTTTCTCCTGGGCACTGCCTGTACCGGCTCCGATGCGGAGCGGCAGGGAATGGCCCCGGTCGAGGAGGTCCCACCCTTCGAAGCCTCCGTGGTCACCCTCGATTCCCCCCAGGCCGCGCAGGCGGCCGCCGCAGCGGAACAGGCGGTGAACGCACAGGTGGCCGACGGACTGGAGCTGAGCCTCTGGGCGTCCGAGCAGCTCATTGCCGATCCGATCGCCATCTCCATCGATAGTCTGGGACGAGCCTTCGTGACCCGGACGAGCCGCACGGATCAGGCGGAGATCGATATCCGCGGGCACCAGGACTGGATGGTGGAGTCGATCACCTTCACCGATGTCGAGGACAAGCGCCGGTTCTACATGCGCGAGCTCGCGCCCGAGCGCAGCGCGGAGAACGAGTGGCTCGAGGACTACAACGGCGACGGGTCGCGGGATTGGCGCGATCTCACCGTCCACAAGGAGAGCGTCTACCGCCTCGAGGACCGCAACGGAGACGGCGTCGCCGACTTCTCCCAGAAGGTCATCGAGGGCTTCAACGACGTGATCTCCGACGTCGCGCATGGCATCCTCGCCTACGACGACCAGCTCATCCTCACCCTCTCGCCCGACATCTGGCGCCTGCGCGACGAGGACGGCGACGGGGTGATGGATACCCGACAATCCATCGCCCACGGTTCGGGTATTCACATCGGCTTCGGTGGCCACGGCCTCTCGAGCCCGGTGATCGGCCCGGACGGCAGGCTCTACTGGAAGATGGGCGACCTCGGCCTCAGCTACACCACTCCGGAGGGGGAACGCCTCGTCAACACCAACAGCGGCGCCATCATCCGGGCGGAGCCCGACGGCAGCAACATGGAGCTGTTTGCGACCGGGCTGCGCAACCCGCAGGAGTTCGCCTTCGACAAGTACGGCAACCTCATCTCGGTGGACAATGACGGCGATCACCCGGGTGAGTCGGAGCGGGTGGTCTACATCACCCAGGGCTCCGACGCCGGCTGGCGGATCAACTGGCAGTTCGGTAAGTACGTCGATCCGGACAACAACACCTACAAGGTCTGGATGGACGAGGGGCTGTACCGCCCGCGTTTCGAGGGCCAGGCGGCCTACATCACCCCGCCCATCGCCTCGTATCATCCGGGTCCGTCGGGCTTCGCCTACAACCCGGGTACGGCGCTGAGCGACGAGTGGGATGACCACTTCTTCGTCACCATCTTCCCGGGCTCGCCCAGCAACGCCCGCGTCAACGGCTTCACGCTGGAGCCGAAGGGGGCCGGCTTTGAGCTCGGCGAGGACAAAGAGGTGGTGCGCGGCGTCCTCTCTGTCGGCATCAATTTCGGGCCCGACGGCGCCCTCTATCTGACGGACTGGACCAACGGGTGGGCGCCGAATGACAGCGGCCGCGTCTGGAAGCTGGATACCCCGGCCACCGCGAATTCGGAGATTCGCCGGCAGACGCAGCAGCTCATCGCCGAGCCGTTCACCGACCGGCCAACCAACGAGCTGGTGCAGCTCCTCGAGCACGAGGATATGCGGGTGCGCCTGAAGGCCCAGTTCCACCTGGTGGACCGCGGCGCGGCGGAGGAGCTGCTCGCAGTGGCGAACGAGTCGGACAACCAGCTCGCCCGCATCCACGCCCTGTGGGGCATCGGACAGCTCTCCCGTCGCGATTTGTCGCACGCGCAGAAGCTCGTGCCTTTCCTGCAGGACGACGACGGGGAGATACGGGCCCAGGCGGCCAAGCTGTTGGGAGACGTCCGCTATGCGGAGGCCGCAGACCAGCTCGTCGCCCTGCTCGCCGACCCGGCACCGCGCGCCCGGTTCTTTGCCGCGGAGGCGCTGGGGCGCATCGGTTACCGCCCGGCGGTGCAGCCCATCGTGCAGATGCTCGCCGAGAATGACGGCGAGGACGTCTACCTCCGCCAGGCCGGCGCGACCGCCCTGGCGCGCATCGGTGACGCGAATGCGCTCGCGGCACTGGCGGACCATCCGTCGCGCGCGGTGAGGGTGGCGGCGGTCATCGCCCTGCGGCGGATGAAGGATCCTGCGATCGCCCGCTTCATGCAGGACGAGGATGAGTACGTGGTCACGGAGGCGGCGCGGGCGATCAACGACGACGGCGGCATCGAGGGGGCGCTCCCGGCGCTGGCCGCCGCGCTAGAGGAAACCCGGTTCACCAGCGAGCCGCTCCTGCGGCGGGCGATCAACGCCAACCTGCGGTTGGGCAGCGCCGAGGCCGCCCAGCGCGTCGCCGACTACGCCCTGCGGACAGACGCGCCGGACTCCCTCCGCGCCGAGGCGGTGGCGGTGCTCGGTGTCTGGCCCGCCCCGTCGATCCTCGACCGGGTAGACGGCTATCACATCGGTGCGGTGCAGCGGGACACCTCCATCGCGCGCGATGCCCTCACCCGCCTGATCGAGCCGCTCTTCGATTCCGGCAACGCCGTGATCGAGGTGGCGCTCGCCGAAGCGATCGGCCGCCTGGGGGTGATCGAGGCGGCCCCGCAGCTGCTGACCAAGGCGCAGTCCGGAGAGACACTCGAAGTCCGGATCGCCGCCATCGAGGCGCTGCAGCGGCTGGGAGATCCGCGGCTCGGCGACGCCGTTCGCACGGCGCTGACGGACGAGGAGACGCGCGTCCGGATGGCCGCGCTGACCGCTCTGACCGAGGCGAACCTCCCTGAGGATACCAAGGTGGAGCTGCTCACCTCGGTGGTACGCGAGGGGGGCGTTGCGGAGAAGCAGGCGGCGCTCGCGGCGCTCGGCGAGCTCGAGGGGGAGAGCGCCCGAGAGGCGCTCACACAGCTCGTCAACGATCTGATCGCGGGCCGGGTGGACCCGGGGATCCAGCTCGACGTGGCCGAGGCAGCTCGGGCGACCGGGCACCAGCCCTTGATCGCGCAGTTGGACCAGTACGACGCCGAGCGAAAGGCGAGCGGCGATCCGCTCGTCGAATACGGGGACGCGTTGCACGGCGGGGATGCCCGCGCGGGCCAGCGGGTCGTCTTCCAGAATCCCGCTGCGCAGTGTACCCGTTGCCACAGCATCACCGGCAACGCGGCGGGGGCTAACGTCGGACCCCCGTTGCGCGGGGTGGCCTCCAGGCTGAGCCGGCAGCAGCTGCTCGAGGCGCTCGTTGCTCCGAGTGCGAGGATCGCTCCCGGGTTCGGCACGGAGGGCTCGCCTTCCGCGATGCCTCCGATGGGCCAGATCCTCACCCGGCGCGAGATCCGCGACGTGGTGGAGTTCCTGAGCCAGCTTCAATAGCGCGGGGCAGCGTTGCTGGCACCAGGAGTAAATCGCGAAGCCCCGGCGGGCACCCGCCGGGGCTTCGAATCGCCAGTGCCGCTGGCGTTTGGACGGGTCAATCCCGTCGACGCCAACTCTCTTCTTCGCGCTCCGCCAGCAAGTCCTCCAGCGCGGCGATATCTTCCTGCCACAGGTATTTGAGACGGGGATGTAAGCGGGTGTATTCCTGCAGCCCGCGGAGGAGGCAATGAAGGTCCACCCCTTCGAAATCCTCCCGGAAAGCTTCGAGCAGAGCCTCCTGGCGACCTTTGATCCAGAGGATCTCGCCGTCGTGCATGCGCATGCCGATGGCTTCACCGTCGGTGATGTACTCGACGGCGTTTCGCCACGGCATGACGTCGCGCACTTTGAGTCCGTTCGGAAGTCTGCGGGGGAGGTAGAAGCGATCGGGGAGGCGGATCCTGCGAATCCGGCGGTTCCTCCCGACCTCGAGGGGGTTGGATACCGTGGGCGTGCTCATCGGCTCCTCCGTACGGCTTCCCGGATCGCCACGGCGACTCGGCATCGCCGATCGGCGTATCGGGGAAGGGGTGGATGGGTGGACGGTAAGCATCATCTCCTGGACACGGTTCTCGCGGGACGGCCCAAGTCTGCGACCGTCCTGAGCTTCCACAGCCTATGGCAAGTTGGGCGCCACTGGAGGTGAAGTGCTCGCCGACGGCGTCGCGCCATCGTATCCTATCGGCTATTCCGAGTGATCTGCGCCCGGGTGTCTCCGTCCGAAGGGCGAAGCCCCCAGCTTCAGCGGAGGCGCCCGCGTGATCTGCTCCCCATCTCCTTCCGGGAACGTCCTATGGCTCCAATCCAGCGAATCACGATGGTTCTGACTCTCCTCGCGGCGCTCTGCTCGGCGACCCCTCTGAGAGGTCAGGAGCCCGCCCGCGATCAGGACGCGGAAGCCCGCGCACGGCAGGAAAGGCTGCTGAACGACTGGGCGAACCTCGCGCGTTATCGAGAGGAGAACGCGGCTCTGGGGGATCCGAAGCCGGGAGAGCAGCGGGTGGTCTTCATCGGGAACTCGATCACCGAGGGGTGGGCCCGCTACTTCGACGAGCAGTTCCCCGGCAAGCCCTACATCGGACGGGGGATCGGCGGTCAGACCACGCCGCAGATGCTGGTGCGCTTCCGCCAGGACGTGATCGACCTGAAGCCCGCGGTGGTGGTCATTCTCGCGGGGACGAACGACATCGCGGGGAACACGGGCCCATCCACCCCGGAGATGATCCAGGGGAACCTGGCTTCCATGGCGGAGCTTGCCCGTGCCCACGGGATCGAGGTGGTCCTCTCCTCCATCCTGCCCGCCTCCGACTATCCCTGGCGTCCCGGCCTGAACCCCGGCCCGAAGATCGTGGCCATCAACGAGTGGCTGAAGCAGTACGCGGAGGAGAACGACTTCGTCTACCTGGACTACCATTCCGCCATGGTCAACGACGAGCTCGGCCTTTCCCCGGAGCTAGCGCGGGACGGGGTGCACCCGACCGAGGCCGGCTACCAGATCATGGCGCGGCTCGCTGAGGAAGCCATCGCCAAGGCACTCGCCAAGCGCGCAGGTCGGTCGCAGTAACGGTTGCGGTTCGGGAGCTACGCGGGCGCATGGGGCGTCTGCGGCTGTCTCATCGGCAGACGAGGGGGGCCGGGTACCGGATCATCGTCGCGTCCGGCCGGTATGTGGATGGGTAGAAAGAGGATGGGCCGGCCGAGGCGCCGGCCGTGGTGAACCGCAACGTCAGAGAATGATCGTGATCCCTTGTTTCCGGCAATCGATGCGAGCGCTGCGCCCTTTTTGTGCCGCTCTGCTGTTGCCAGCGGTGCTCATCGGCTGCCGGGATCGTTCGCGTGTGGCCCAAGCCGGCGGCGAAGCGCCGGAAGAGAGCCGCTTCACCCGCACCTTCGTGGCGGAGGGGCTCGACGAGCCGATGGCGATGGATTTCGATGCGGACGGCCGGGTCTACGTCATCGAGCGCACCGGGGGGTTGCGGCGGATCGACCCCGAGACGGGGGAGAACGTCACCCTCGGCAAGATTCCCGTCTTCACGGACGGTGAGGGCGGGTTGCTGGGAATCCTGCTCGACCGCGACTTCGAGCGGACCCGGCGGCTCTTCCTCTACTACACGGCGGCCGGCGACGAGCGCATCGCCCGCCTTTCCCGGTTCAATCTTGGCCCCGACGGAATGCTCGATCCGAGCTCGGAGAAGGTGTTGCTGAGCTGGGAGCACGATGTCGCCTCGCACATGGGCGGGGGGATGGCCTGGGAGCCGGGAACCGGGAATCTCCTGCTGGCAGTCGGCGAGAACTCCATCCCCACCCAGTACACACCCATCCACTGGACGGAGCCGGGCGGGCGCCGCGAGGACTCACAGCGCACCGCCGCCAACACCAACGACCTCAGAGGCAAGATCCTCCGCATCCACCCGGAGGAGGACGGCAGCTACACGATCCCGGAGGGCAACCTATTTCCGCCGGGCACGCCCGGAACTCGTCCGGAGATCTATACCATGGGGAACCGCAATCCGTGGCGGATCTCCTTCGACTCGGAGCGCGGGTCGCTTCACTGGGGCGAGATCGGACCCGACGCTGGGCGCGATTCGGCAGGAATTGGCCCGCGGGGCTACGACGAGTTCAACGTGGCCACCGGACCGGGCAATTTCGGGTGGCCGTACTTCATCGGGTACAACCTCGCCTACAACAGCTACGATCGAGAGACGGGCACCTACGGCCCCCCTTTCGATCCCGAGCATCCGCAGAACCTCTCGCCCAACAATACCGGGCTGCGAGACCTTCCGCCGGCGCAACCGGCGGTTCTCGCTTACCCGTACGCGGTCTCGGAGGAGTTTCCGCAACTCAGCAGCGGCGGACGGGCGGCCGTGGGCGGACCGGTGTTCCGCAAGGCGGACTTCGCCGATGCTCCGCGCCCGTTCCCCGACTACTACGAGGGCGGCTGGTTCGTAGTGGACTTCGTCCGCAACTGGATCATGGTCCTGCGGCTGAACGACGAGCTGACGCGGGTGGTCTCGATGGAGCGCTTCCTGCCCCGGGAGCGCTACAACATGCCCATCGACATGCGCTTCTCGCCGCTGGGCGACCTGTACGTGCTGGAGTACGGGGCGGCTCCGAGCGGTCGACTTTCCCGCATCTCCTACAATGCCGGGAATCGTCCACCGGTCGTGACGCTGGCGGCGGATCGCACGGCGGGCGCCGTTCCGCTGCGGGTGGCGTTGTCCACGGCGGGCACCGTTGACCCCGATGGCGACGAGCTCTCGTTTGACTGGGAGCTGACCGCTCCGGGTACGGCTTCCGGCGCTTCGCCCTCCCTGCGCGGCGAGCGTCCGGAGCTGACCCTCACGGAGCCCGGCGAGTACCGCGTGCGCCTCGTTGGCACGGACCCGGGGGGAGCGAGCGACACCGCCTCGCTGGTGATCCTGGCGGGCAACGAGCCGCCCTCGGTGGACCTGACGATCACCGCCGGGAACCGCAGCTTCTACTTCGTCGGCGATACGATCGCTTACACCGTCGACGTCGCGGACCAGGAGGATGGGTCCCTCAGCCAGGGCGGGATCGCGGCGGCGGCGGTCGACGTGACGCTGGAGTTCCTGCCCTCGGGGATCAGTGGCGAGGATCTCGAAGGGATCGACAGCGTGCCGGCCACGGTATCGATGCGGAAGGCGCGGGCCGAGGGGATCATGGCGGGGAGTGACTGCGCTGCCTGTCACAGCGTGGACGCGCCTCTGGTCGGCCCCGCGTTCGGCCAGGTGGCCGAGCGTTACCGCGAGGATCCCCAGGCGATTCCGTATCTGACGCAGAAGATCATCGCCGGAGGGAGCGGGGTCTGGGGGGATGTGCCCATGCCCGCCCACCCGGGGCTGAGCACGGCGCAGGCTCGAACGCTTGCGGAGTACGTGCTCTCCCTGGGCGACGAAGCCTCGGGGCCGCTGCCAATTCCGCCGAGGGGGTCGGTCGTGCTCGATCCGGGTGAGCCCGCCCGTCCGGGCTCGGCCTACCTCCTGCGCGCGAGCTATACCGATCAGGGTGCGCCCGGTGCGGCGCCGATCCGGGAGGCGCAGACGATCCTGCTCCGCTATCCGCGCTTCGCGCCGGAAGAAGCGGATTCGATATCCGAGGGGACCTCCTTCACACCGTCGACCAACGACCCTGGCTTCATCATCAATGCCGACGGGGCGCACCTTGGTTTCCGCGGGGTCGATCTGGAGGGGATCGGAGCGATCGAGGTCGGGGCGCTGACCCGCTTCTACACCTGGTCGCACTTCATTGGCGGGAGCATGGAGGTGCGGCTCGACGCCGTCGACGGATCGCTCATCGGTGGCCCGGTGGAGCTCGTGCCGCCGCCGCCGCCGGCACCGAGAGGGGATCCGGGGCAGGCTGCGCCGTCCGCGGGGATGGTGCTCGGCGCTGACCTGGAGCCGCCGACCCGCATCCCCATCCGGGCCACGACGGGATTGCACGACGTCTACATCGTCTTCCGCAATCCTGACGCACGGGAAACCGACGCCCTCATGCTGCTCCGTTCGATTGAGTTCCTCAGGGGAGAGCCGGGCCAGTGAGTGTTCTGCGCCGGTTCACCCGTTGCTTCCGTAGCGCCGGCGCGGGCGAACGCGCCACGCGGGCTGTTGGACGAGCGGTCCGGGGCTGTAGATGCGCCGCCCGGACGGGTGCGAGGGCAACCGCGATCGTTACCATCTGCTGGAGCGCCGGCCTCGCCGCGTGCGCTCCGTCGGTCCGCCCGCCTGCGTCGGCCCCGCCGGGATTCGTTTCGCTTTTCGACGGGCGCACCCTGAACGGCTGGCACGTCAGCCGGACCTCTCACCAGGGCACCACCCCCGACGTGCGGGTCGAGGACGGAGCGATTGTCCTGCGGCAGAACCCCTACGGCCAGGGGGGCGTGCTGCTGACGGACCGCGAGTACGGCGATTTCGAGCTGTACCTGGAGGTCCTCCCGGATCGGGGCACCAACGGCGGCATCTTCTTCCGCTCCACGGAGAGCGGCTCGGCGTACCAGATCGAGGTGGAGGGCGCCGGCCTCGGCGGAACCGGCAACCTGCTGGGGGAGATGCTGAGGGTGACCACCGACGCCCGGGCGGAACGGCTGAGGGAGGTGTGGAAGGAGGGGAGCTGGAACTCCTTCCGCCTGCGCGTCCAGGGCGAAGTCCCCAGGATCACCCTCTGGGTGAACGAGACGTTGATGTGGGACGTGGTGGCGGAGCGAAACGACCACGTCGTCGGGGCGCGTGAGGGGCACATCGGGCTGCAGGTGCACTGGAGCAGCACCTACTCGCCGGTGCCTGGTGGAAGCTGCTGCGAGCGCTCGTGGCGCCCGGGCGCGGCGCACCGCTACCGCAACGTCTGGATCCGCGAGCTGCCATGATCGGTCGGTCGCTTCTCGCTGCGCTCTTTTTGATTCTCCTGGTCGTCGCGAACGGAGCCGGCCAGGAGCGAGTGGTGACCAACCAGCTCGGCATGGAGTTCGTGCGGATCGAGCCGGGGAGCATGGTCGTTGGGCGCTTTCAACCCACCTGCGCGGAGCCGGACCCGCAGGCGGATGCGGATCCGCGCACCGCGTGGACCGAGCAGGACTATCGCCGTTGTCGGGAGATCGTGAACCGTCAGGCATCGCCAGGATTCACGGTAACGATCCAGGAGCCTTTCTACATCGGCCGCTATGAAGTGACGCAGGACGAGTGGCGGCAGGTGATGGGGTCGAATCCCTCCTTCTTCCAGGGCGATCGGATAGAGGGAGGCTCCGGCAGGCACCCGGTGGAGAGCGTGACCTGGGAGGAGGCGCTCGCCTTCGCCAAGCGCCTCAGCGAGCTCGATCCCGAGGCCGACTACCGGCTTCCCACCGAATTCGAGTGGGAATACGCGGCCCGCGCCGGGATGGATCGCGAGCCAAGCTGGGAGGAGATCCGGGCGAGTGCCTGGATCGGCCTGGTCGACAAGGGGACTACGCAACCGGTGGGCGGGAAGGCACCGAATGCCTGGGGGCTGTACGACATGCTCGGCAACGTCTGGGAATGGGTGGCGGACTTCTACAACGGTAGAGTCTTCCCCGACCCGGAGCCGCCAACGGAAGGTGCCACCCACGTGCTGCGGGGCGGCAGCTTCCTCTCCGACGTGAAGAACGCCACCTGGTTCACGCACGCCGGAGGTCCTGGTAACGGCTTCGACGTCGGTCTCCGCCTCGTCCGCGAGGCCCACTGACGCACCCGATCGCCACTGGCCTGCTCTGGATACGGCGTGTCCGCTCTGGACAACGACCGCCGCTCGTCCCAACCTAACGTGGCCTTCCGAACGCCTCATCGGAAGCTACTCCCCCTTTTCCTGAAGCCCGTCAGAAGCCGATGAGACTTCCGTCCCTATCTGCCGGCCGCTTTCTGCTGGCCGCGATTCTCGTTCTCCTGCTCGGCTGCGATCGCTCTCGGGCCGAGCCCCGTGTTCTCGTCTTCGGCTCCCCTGATGCGGGGACGCGTGAGATGGTTGGCGTGCTCGCGGAGGAGGCGAGTCGCAACGACGTGGAGCTGCGGATGAGCAGCGATCCGGCGGTGGTCACGGAAGACAGCCTGGCCCTCTATCGCGGCTTCGTCCTCCTGAACACCTCGGCCGACGAGCTGACCCATCGTGCGCAGGCTGACCTGCGCCGCTTCATCGAGGCTGGCGGCGGGTTCCTGTTCATCGGAGCGAAGCCGGCTCGCACCTGGCCGTGGCTGGACTCGATTGCCGCGGGCCCCGAGGGTCCGGTGGAAGCCGCGGAAAACGTGTATCTGATCCGTTCTGGTACGCAGCCAGAGGACTGGCAGGACCAGGGCTTCCTCGAGCGCCTGAGGGAGGGCTTCGCGCTGGCCGCCGGCGGCGAACCGCGCTATGGACGAATCGAGTCCGAGCGTGTGCCTGACGCCAGCCGCTTCGAGCAGCAGATTCTGGTGGAGGGAACGCTGAACGAGCCGACGGAGCTCGCCGTCGCCTCCGACGGACGGGTGTTCTTCACCGAGCGGCAGGGCGCGCTGAAGCTGTACGATCCGGCAACCGGCAGTGACCGGGTGATCCACCAGTTCGACGTCTTCACCGAGGAGGAGAACGGGCTGATCGGGATCACCCTGGATCCGAACTTCGACAGCAACGGTTGGATCTACATCACCCGCACGGTGGGCGATACGCTCGACGCCCGTCATCGGGTGGCGCGCTTTACCTTCGACGGCCAAGCCATCGGCGACGAGCGCGTGCTCCTCGAGGTGCCCATCGACCGCGGTTGCTGTCACACCGGCGGGTCGATGACCTTCGACGGTCACGGCAACCTGCTCGTCTCCTTCGGCGACAACTCGAACCCCTTCGCCACCTCCTACGCCCCTCTCGACGACCGGCCCGGTCGGGAGCTGTGGGACGCGCGCCGGTCCAGCGCGAACACGCAGGACCTTCGCGGTAAGATCATCCGCATTCGCCCGCAACCGGACGGGACGTACACGATCCCTGAGGGGAACCTCTTCACGGATCCGGAACAGGGGCGCCCCGAGATCTACACCATGGGGCACCGAAACCCGTACCGGATCAGCTACGACCCGGTGCGTGATTACCTCTTCTGGGGGGATGTGGGAC
This DNA window, taken from Longimicrobiaceae bacterium, encodes the following:
- a CDS encoding arabinan endo-1,5-alpha-L-arabinosidase, with translation MRPRLCSASRASVWSILAALVLLSSAGAAPLAAQRGDIRVHDPAIIKAGDTYYIFSTGRGIPIKRSEDLVTWEDAGRVFQEAPAWIREVVPESRGSLWAPDISYFNDRYHLYYSVSSFGSQRSAIGLATNVTLDPLDPRYRWENHGPVVTSEPGVSTFNAIDPNLALDADGQPWLSWGSFWGGIKMRRVDPTTGLLSETDTTLYSVASRRGPAVTQGPNNRQALEAPFIVRRGEYYYLFASYDMCCRGIRSSYNIRVGRSKQITGPYEDERGEPMLSGGGEVLLSSMGRVRGPGHNSILQEGEQYYLVHHFYDAEDEGRSKLQIRPLTWKEDGWPVAEEPLSPPE
- a CDS encoding mandelate racemase/muconate lactonizing enzyme family protein, giving the protein MIITNVVPLVLGTPWRNLVFLKLETDEGLTGVSEARSVNRTEAVLAYLAAASGRYVIGSDPFDVERLVHRMFHGDFARVADIAGMGIALVEMACWDLMGKALGQPVYRLLGGAVRDRIKAYANGWYTVERTPEEFHAAAQRVVERGYRALKLDPFGAGFYELERREARLATSLVEAVRDAVGPDVEILIEMHGRFSPAAAASIARQLAPFEPSWIEEPVPPDNADALARAARKIRIPIATGERVHTRYEVRDLLERGCVDVLQTDITQSCGLLEGKKIAAMAEAHYVTFAPHNVGGPLSTAACLHLAACTTNFRIQEHFNDFVDPWVKQAATGPGYPEVVDGYFPIPGGPGLGVELNEDFIREHPMQSYHFDLFREEWHRRQGGAPEAGTPAPRSRGREGV
- a CDS encoding SGNH/GDSL hydrolase family protein → MVLTLLAALCSATPLRGQEPARDQDAEARARQERLLNDWANLARYREENAALGDPKPGEQRVVFIGNSITEGWARYFDEQFPGKPYIGRGIGGQTTPQMLVRFRQDVIDLKPAVVVILAGTNDIAGNTGPSTPEMIQGNLASMAELARAHGIEVVLSSILPASDYPWRPGLNPGPKIVAINEWLKQYAEENDFVYLDYHSAMVNDELGLSPELARDGVHPTEAGYQIMARLAEEAIAKALAKRAGRSQ
- a CDS encoding HEAT repeat domain-containing protein, whose amino-acid sequence is MQQVSRKARFGVRAGAGLFLSFLLGTACTGSDAERQGMAPVEEVPPFEASVVTLDSPQAAQAAAAAEQAVNAQVADGLELSLWASEQLIADPIAISIDSLGRAFVTRTSRTDQAEIDIRGHQDWMVESITFTDVEDKRRFYMRELAPERSAENEWLEDYNGDGSRDWRDLTVHKESVYRLEDRNGDGVADFSQKVIEGFNDVISDVAHGILAYDDQLILTLSPDIWRLRDEDGDGVMDTRQSIAHGSGIHIGFGGHGLSSPVIGPDGRLYWKMGDLGLSYTTPEGERLVNTNSGAIIRAEPDGSNMELFATGLRNPQEFAFDKYGNLISVDNDGDHPGESERVVYITQGSDAGWRINWQFGKYVDPDNNTYKVWMDEGLYRPRFEGQAAYITPPIASYHPGPSGFAYNPGTALSDEWDDHFFVTIFPGSPSNARVNGFTLEPKGAGFELGEDKEVVRGVLSVGINFGPDGALYLTDWTNGWAPNDSGRVWKLDTPATANSEIRRQTQQLIAEPFTDRPTNELVQLLEHEDMRVRLKAQFHLVDRGAAEELLAVANESDNQLARIHALWGIGQLSRRDLSHAQKLVPFLQDDDGEIRAQAAKLLGDVRYAEAADQLVALLADPAPRARFFAAEALGRIGYRPAVQPIVQMLAENDGEDVYLRQAGATALARIGDANALAALADHPSRAVRVAAVIALRRMKDPAIARFMQDEDEYVVTEAARAINDDGGIEGALPALAAALEETRFTSEPLLRRAINANLRLGSAEAAQRVADYALRTDAPDSLRAEAVAVLGVWPAPSILDRVDGYHIGAVQRDTSIARDALTRLIEPLFDSGNAVIEVALAEAIGRLGVIEAAPQLLTKAQSGETLEVRIAAIEALQRLGDPRLGDAVRTALTDEETRVRMAALTALTEANLPEDTKVELLTSVVREGGVAEKQAALAALGELEGESAREALTQLVNDLIAGRVDPGIQLDVAEAARATGHQPLIAQLDQYDAERKASGDPLVEYGDALHGGDARAGQRVVFQNPAAQCTRCHSITGNAAGANVGPPLRGVASRLSRQQLLEALVAPSARIAPGFGTEGSPSAMPPMGQILTRREIRDVVEFLSQLQ